In the Dyella humicola genome, TGGCGTATGTGCGGGTTATTGGTCGGAATCGCCGGGGTCACGTTGGCCATCGGGGTTAATTCGACTCGGCTGGCAGGGCGAGGCACCGAGGTGGGTGAGCTAACAGGATTGCTCTCGGCATTCTGCTGGGCTTCCGCGACGATACTGGCTAAGAAGGGAAGGCTCCCTTTCAACAGCTGGTCGCTCAGCTTTTGGCAAATGTTCGTTGGTTCGATCGCTGCGCTGGCCTTCGGGTTGGCCACTGGCGAAGAATGGCCAAAGCACTTGTCCCTCAATCATTGGATGTGGTTCGCCTGGTTGGCGGTCCCTGCGTCTACCGGCTCGTTCGGGCTTTGGTATCTCGCTCTCGCCAAAGGCGGTGCGACCCGAGCTAGCGGTTTTCTGTTCCTGGCGCCACTTTTCGCGGTCCTGCTATCGGTTTTGGTCTTCAAGCAAATTCCTACTTGGATGCAGGCCGCGGGCGGGCTGCTCGTTGGAACTGCGATGTGGCTGATGAACCGGGACTCTCTAACGCCCTATGTACCAATGGGTAGCCGTGGCCGTGAGGCCGAAAACGGATCCTGACTAGAGTTGTTTTGGCTGCAGGCCATCAGGAGTGTCGCGAGGGGCTTCCCCTTCATTGAGGTCAGATAAGTCCTCTGCGGGGAGCTGTTGGCTGCCGGACCGATGGAGCCCAGACACATTGTTCTCACACACCTTTGCATAACCTGTTGACGGTACGTTAACAAGTTACCGTGTTATAAATAACCTGTTGACGCAGTGATAGCGGGTTACTTTAGGCGGATGGAATCCATGGTACAGGTTGCGACTTCCTGAGGTAGGCCGAGATGGGCGCGAATGATCCAACGGTGGTGTTTGTCCATGGCGCATGGGTCAACGAGACGAGTTGGGACAAGGTTGTACATGCGTTACGGAGCAAAGGTATTGCCACGGTGGTAGTAACTCTGCCGCTCAGTTCGCTGCGCGATGACACGGTCGTGTTGGGCGACGCGATTGAGCAGATCGACGGCCCGATAGTGCTAGTTGGGCACGCTTACGCGGGTGCAGTGATTGCTTCGATGGAGGACCGCAAGGTGAAGGCCCTGATCCATATCGCGGCGCTGGCGCCGGATGAGGGGGAAACCGTCGCGGACGTGTTTCACCGCTTCGGGCATGGGCGTAAAGCACCAAAGTTGGTCCCAGACGCAAGTGGTTGGATCCGATTGCCTGCCGAAGCATTCGGGAGCGCATTTGCGCCGAATGCAACTCCGGAAGAACAGAAGTACTTAGCTGAAAACCAGCTACCGATTTCTCCCACATGCATCACCGTTCCAGTGGGTTCGCCGCTATGGAAACGGGTGCCCAGTTGGTATTTGGTCGCGGAGATGGATCACATGATCCCGGTGGAAACGCAGCGGTTCATGGCGGAACGCATGAAGGCCCATACGATGAGCTGCGCCGCGGATCACTTGCCAAGCGTCACAGCACCGGGCTGTGTCGAGGAAATCGTGGTAACAGCCCTGAGCCATTTACGGCAATAGGGACGTGACGGGCGACCTTCCAACAAGGAGCGGTGTCCGTCAAGCCTCAACCCAAGTCTTTTCTAGTACGCGGAGATTGTTTTATGAGCACGATTAGCTATCGCAAGGCCGATGTTGATGGATTCAATGTTTTCTATCGTGAGGCTGGATCGCCGAGCAAGCCGAAGCTCCTGTTGCTGCACGGATTCCCGAGCTCGAGTCACATGTTCCGCGATCTGATTCCTCTGCTAAGTGATCAGTTCCATATCGTGGCTCCCGACCTGCCTGGCTTCGGGCTGTCGGACAGGCCATCGCGGGAGACGTTTTCCTACACGTTCGACTCGATCGCCAAGGTCATTGAGCGTTTCACCGAGGTCATTGGTTTCGATCGATTTGCCGTCTATGTGTTCGACTACGGCGCCCCGACGGGATTCCGCCTGGCGGTGAATCACCCTGAGCGGATCACTGGGATCATTTCCCAGAATGGCAACGCCTATGTCGAGGGTTTGAGCGAAGGATGGAATCCCATTCGCGCGTATTGGGAGAACGCGACGCTGGAAAACCGAGAGGCGCTGCGCGCTCTCCTGACGGAGGAAACGACACGTTGGCAGTACACGCACGGTGTGGCCGATGAATCGGCGATTTCGCCTGATGGCTACGGGCTCGATAGCTACTATTTGGCGCGTAAGGGGGTCGATGAGATCCAGCTGGACCTCTTCGGGAATTACCAGAGCAACGTGGCGCTCTATCCGACATTCCAAGCATATTTTCGCACCCATCAGCCGCGCTTCCTGGCGATCTGGGGCAAGAACGATCCCTTCTTCCTTCCTCCAGGGGCGGAGGCATTCAAACGCGACATTCCGAACGCTCGCGTTCAATTTCTGGACACGGGTCACTTCGCACTGGAAACGCATGCGAAGGAGATTGCGGTAGCAATCCGGGAAGTCTTTGCGGGCTGAGCGGAAAGGCGCCCGATCGGCAACGGGGCCATTTCTGAGAGTGGAATCGTATCGTCAGAAACCAGTGCGTGCTGTGTGTCGCGCGTCAGGGCCGACGAAAGTGGAAACAGGAGTATGTGCGTCAGGTGGCTCCGTAGGTCTGCCTATTTGTTCGGGGCACAGAAGCGGCCACTGTTGAAATTGTGATTGTGCGGGCGGAGGCATTCCGCCCGCATGCCGTACCCGGAAGCTGTCTAAGGCACGCAAGCCGGCAGGGGCGCGCGGATTCGGTGTGTTCGCCACGGGAGGTACACGAAGACACCTGCTCCGAGGATCGGGCGGCGTATGATTTGCTCGACAGGGACGCGCGTAACA is a window encoding:
- a CDS encoding alpha/beta hydrolase; this translates as MGANDPTVVFVHGAWVNETSWDKVVHALRSKGIATVVVTLPLSSLRDDTVVLGDAIEQIDGPIVLVGHAYAGAVIASMEDRKVKALIHIAALAPDEGETVADVFHRFGHGRKAPKLVPDASGWIRLPAEAFGSAFAPNATPEEQKYLAENQLPISPTCITVPVGSPLWKRVPSWYLVAEMDHMIPVETQRFMAERMKAHTMSCAADHLPSVTAPGCVEEIVVTALSHLRQ
- a CDS encoding DMT family transporter, whose amino-acid sequence is MTTATYRASEIDGSDTLSFVAVLVGSTFLMGSSFVAGKILLQAGLPPLLLVGSRFLVAAVATLPIISLCRGGLIANLVPKSASVRDASLVAVIGLLQTTAVMGALNVAMEHISASMAAILLFTNPLFVALLGRIFLNETLGPWRMCGLLVGIAGVTLAIGVNSTRLAGRGTEVGELTGLLSAFCWASATILAKKGRLPFNSWSLSFWQMFVGSIAALAFGLATGEEWPKHLSLNHWMWFAWLAVPASTGSFGLWYLALAKGGATRASGFLFLAPLFAVLLSVLVFKQIPTWMQAAGGLLVGTAMWLMNRDSLTPYVPMGSRGREAENGS
- a CDS encoding alpha/beta fold hydrolase; translation: MSTISYRKADVDGFNVFYREAGSPSKPKLLLLHGFPSSSHMFRDLIPLLSDQFHIVAPDLPGFGLSDRPSRETFSYTFDSIAKVIERFTEVIGFDRFAVYVFDYGAPTGFRLAVNHPERITGIISQNGNAYVEGLSEGWNPIRAYWENATLENREALRALLTEETTRWQYTHGVADESAISPDGYGLDSYYLARKGVDEIQLDLFGNYQSNVALYPTFQAYFRTHQPRFLAIWGKNDPFFLPPGAEAFKRDIPNARVQFLDTGHFALETHAKEIAVAIREVFAG